CGACGTTCGTTGTACGGGGATTGAGCATAAACTGGGTCTGCACGGCAGCCCAACCTGCTCCATCAGTTACGGCGATCAAGACGCGTGTATGGGCGAATTGGTCGGTGAACTGAACCAAGGTTTGATGGCGATGTTTGTACTGATGAACGAGGCCCGTTTAAGCTGCGGTATGCAGGGCGTCGCTCTGGGTGAGTTGGGTTACCAGCGCAGCGTTGACTATGCCCAAGAGCGCACGCAAGGCACCAACAGTAAGGGGCAAGCTGTGGCCATTATCGAGCATGCAGATGTGAAACGTATGCTGGTTGATATGCGAGCAGAAACCTTCGCGTTGCGTGCCTTGGGTTATCAAATTGCGGCACAGATTGATGCGGTCGAACACTCACAAGACCGCGCCACACAAGACAGAATCGCCTTGCTAACGCCAATTTTTAAAGCGTTTGCAACGGAACGTGCCAATATCATGGCCGGTCAAGTGATTCAGGTATTTGGCGGCATGGGGTTTGTGGAGGAAACGGGCGTCTCGCAAATCCTTCGTGATGCTCGCATTACGACCATTTACGAAGGTACGACGGGGATTCAGGCCCGTGATTTGGTGTTCCGTAAAATTCGTGGCGATCAAGGTTGTGCCTTGTCCGCTTTGCTGGATGAAATGGACGCGATGGCGGCTAAGTTCGATGCCGATGATTCACTCACAACCAGTGCGGCGCAGATGCGTCATGCTGTTCAGAAGGTTCGCTGTTTGTTGACGACACATTTATTGAGCGAAGACGCGACTTTTTTACAGGGTGTGTCCGTGTCTTTGCTAGAGGCCATGGGGGTTTTAAGCTGTATGTGGCAGCTCTTTAAGGTATTAGATTACCTGCCTATCCAAGGCACGTCAGACGAAGCCTATAAGCAAAACTTAGTAGCCATGACGATGTTTTATGGTGCGTATCGTTTGCCTTCTGCGTTGGCAGCGTTAAATGTCGTTGAGCAGAGTGGGGCAGGGCTGAGCGTGTTTGAGTTTTAATGGCAAGGCGAGCGTCGACACAATTG
The sequence above is a segment of the Marinomonas sp. IMCC 4694 genome. Coding sequences within it:
- a CDS encoding acyl-CoA dehydrogenase family protein produces the protein MSYQAPYKDMQLLVAQAYQQHGLNSIESLEGFDPELANAVMEEAAKFASGVLAPLNTVGDVQGCRFDNGQVTTPDGWKDAFQQFVESGWMGLALPEAFGGQGLPKYIAQPVNEMWLSANLAFVMFQALAQGGSEILMAFANDTIKQRYLTKMVTGEWTVAMALTEPNAGSDLGALSTKAIPQADGTYLIKGQKIYITYGEHDLTSNIAHLVLARTPDAPAGSRGISLFIVPKYRVDEEGRLGQFNDVRCTGIEHKLGLHGSPTCSISYGDQDACMGELVGELNQGLMAMFVLMNEARLSCGMQGVALGELGYQRSVDYAQERTQGTNSKGQAVAIIEHADVKRMLVDMRAETFALRALGYQIAAQIDAVEHSQDRATQDRIALLTPIFKAFATERANIMAGQVIQVFGGMGFVEETGVSQILRDARITTIYEGTTGIQARDLVFRKIRGDQGCALSALLDEMDAMAAKFDADDSLTTSAAQMRHAVQKVRCLLTTHLLSEDATFLQGVSVSLLEAMGVLSCMWQLFKVLDYLPIQGTSDEAYKQNLVAMTMFYGAYRLPSALAALNVVEQSGAGLSVFEF